A stretch of Calditrichia bacterium DNA encodes these proteins:
- a CDS encoding NTP transferase domain-containing protein encodes MSSLSTVILAAGKGTRMKSDLPKVLHPLNDRPMVHYVIDAAEQIQSEKVVLIIGHGRELVREALKNRNVKFAVQDPQLGTGHAVMQAAPEFQNYDGNILVLSGDVPLLQAQSLQKLVDYHNEQQPLATMLTTMMDDPTGYGRVVRDADGFVKEIVEEKDASEDIRKIREINVGIYLFDAKELFATLPKVKNDNKQGEYYLPDVLKIYVQRGEKIAAFPTENVEETHGINTVDQLKHAEEILLERV; translated from the coding sequence ATGAGTTCTTTATCAACCGTGATTTTAGCTGCCGGAAAAGGCACGAGAATGAAATCCGATTTACCGAAAGTATTGCACCCGTTGAACGATCGCCCGATGGTGCATTATGTGATAGATGCCGCCGAGCAAATTCAATCCGAAAAAGTGGTGCTCATCATCGGGCACGGGCGTGAATTGGTTCGGGAAGCATTAAAAAATCGCAACGTAAAATTCGCTGTTCAGGACCCACAATTGGGAACCGGTCACGCTGTTATGCAAGCTGCGCCGGAATTCCAGAATTATGATGGTAACATTTTGGTGCTATCTGGCGATGTGCCATTGCTTCAGGCGCAAAGTCTGCAAAAATTGGTGGATTATCACAACGAACAACAGCCGTTGGCAACCATGCTCACCACAATGATGGACGATCCGACCGGATACGGTCGTGTGGTTCGTGATGCGGATGGTTTTGTAAAAGAAATTGTCGAAGAAAAAGATGCCAGCGAAGACATCCGAAAAATCCGCGAAATTAACGTGGGCATTTACCTGTTTGACGCAAAAGAGCTGTTCGCAACCCTGCCGAAAGTGAAAAATGACAACAAGCAGGGCGAATATTATTTGCCGGATGTGCTGAAAATTTATGTTCAGCGCGGCGAAAAAATAGCGGCTTTTCCTACAGAAAATGTCGAAGAAACGCACGGCATCAACACCGTAGATCAGTTGAAACATGCTGAGGAAATTTTATTGGAACGGGTGTAG
- the mnmA gene encoding tRNA 2-thiouridine(34) synthase MnmA: protein MKIAMLLSGGVDSSVAMRLLHEAGHEITAFYLKIWLQEEFSFLGECPWEEDLSYCRAVCDQVGIPLEVMPMQDEYWNSVITYTIDEIKAGRTPNPDMFCNNLVKFGQFIDKIDPSFEKVASGHYARVRFDESIGKTVLERTPDDIKDQTYFLAYLSQQQLSRALFPIGEFTKAQVRDLAKKYDLPTQSRRDSQGLCFLGQIKFADFIKEHLGIKKGDIIETDSGEVLGEHNGYYYYTIGQRQGLGLSGGPWYVVRKDIPNNRIYVSGRSDMTDKLRDTFIAGEFNWIAESAPQQTELLVKIRHGAKIYRSQIEWLPDNRAKVQLEQPDRSGIAPGQFAVFYDGTRCLGGGVILE from the coding sequence ATGAAAATAGCCATGTTACTTTCCGGCGGCGTGGACAGTTCGGTCGCGATGCGATTGTTGCACGAAGCCGGTCACGAAATCACTGCATTTTATCTGAAAATCTGGTTGCAGGAAGAATTCTCATTTTTGGGCGAATGCCCGTGGGAAGAGGATTTGTCGTATTGTCGCGCGGTTTGCGATCAGGTTGGCATTCCGCTGGAAGTGATGCCGATGCAAGATGAATACTGGAATTCGGTGATCACATACACCATCGACGAAATCAAAGCCGGGCGCACACCAAACCCGGATATGTTTTGCAACAATCTGGTTAAATTCGGGCAATTTATCGATAAAATTGATCCGTCATTTGAAAAGGTGGCATCCGGGCATTATGCGCGTGTGCGTTTTGATGAATCAATCGGCAAAACCGTGCTCGAACGCACGCCGGATGATATCAAAGATCAAACCTATTTTCTGGCATATCTCAGCCAGCAGCAGCTATCCCGCGCGTTATTCCCGATTGGCGAATTTACCAAAGCGCAGGTGCGCGATCTCGCGAAAAAATATGATTTACCCACCCAAAGCCGCCGCGATAGCCAGGGATTGTGCTTTCTCGGGCAGATCAAATTTGCCGATTTCATCAAAGAGCATCTCGGCATCAAAAAAGGTGACATCATCGAAACGGACAGCGGGGAAGTGCTCGGTGAGCACAACGGATACTATTACTACACCATTGGACAGCGGCAGGGATTGGGGCTTTCCGGCGGTCCGTGGTATGTGGTTCGGAAAGATATTCCCAATAACCGGATTTACGTTTCCGGGCGCAGCGATATGACAGACAAACTCCGCGATACGTTCATCGCCGGAGAATTCAACTGGATTGCCGAAAGTGCGCCGCAACAAACGGAATTATTGGTGAAAATTCGCCATGGCGCCAAAATTTACCGCAGCCAGATCGAATGGCTGCCGGATAATCGCGCCAAAGTTCAGCTCGAACAACCGGATCGTTCCGGCATCGCGCCCGGACAATTCGCTGTATTTTATGACGGCACCCGCTGTTTGGGTGGCGGCGTCATCCTCGAATAA
- a CDS encoding PAS domain S-box protein, translating into MLEDQPKDNEKKVNDLVFELARAKAKLNWGELERKQIESGLGNLRSMIRVLLGARSEGVLLFDMSGNLIGHNPQLIKIWQIPRYFLESGDDELAVSFIEKQLKNNRQLHNWRMKIQENPYSANRETLLLKNGESVELSVEQLEGEGQILGQMWLFSSPEANEPVAEKPQKATPEPAPPDAELRKLLKAKQQLLGEIGDLRQRINLLRNWHEIAKIAAEGMALSDAQNRWMYLNPAFLQRFGLDRKQKWSEKNWAESLPESVVHKINRDALPQIKRLGEWQGNIHLPGSNGKIRELAMRLRRLPDGAIAWAIQDVSEQKHLETVLQFTEERFRQLYDEMPSIQIMLDQKSAILSANIFGAEELGYRIDDILGKPFSQLADKQDGSKINHFLQKQLENTGETDRTEIRMLRNGAESFWVEATARVIRDRNGEARILLVCQDISNRKTAEQEINENRNRLNTLMESFPTGVCVVSLQKGILYCNESLMSMLDYSREELQRLNISELFGIEQRLKYTELIFNLQSNDSEELTRMKLISKNRVSIPVKVFTRAISYNGKPGLLAVFWDLRKESEAEEKLRQSIERYQKLVNTAPQGILMLDLNGQIDYCNQFTSVMLGYDEKLLVGKNMIHFIDKADQQRISKMFTGEFAPEILRDVRLTCNNDDILYVDIFTAVIDDKYGDPVGTQLILVDVTERWNEHHLLEAKSDDLADRLRRRQTMYKNRIEDMNAEVKRREITEKELNRYKEELQSLSAHLETTREEERKWIAREIHDEFGQQLSALKMDITWLEKRFPANAKILFEKTRSMSEIINITIKKVREISRKLRPSMLDNLGFTAAVAWQSKEFQQRSGIQFNVRIDDNIVIDEQRGSALFRVFQEALTNIFRHANATEIDVDIFIDGDDLFMTIRDNGIGIDQEHLKTPKTFGLIGMRERIHSLGGTVSIEGAPGEGTAVNVIVPIN; encoded by the coding sequence GTGCTGGAAGATCAGCCAAAAGATAACGAAAAAAAAGTAAACGACCTGGTTTTTGAACTTGCCCGCGCAAAAGCAAAGTTAAACTGGGGCGAACTTGAGCGTAAACAGATCGAGTCCGGATTGGGAAATTTACGCTCGATGATCCGTGTTCTTTTGGGTGCCAGAAGCGAAGGCGTTCTCCTGTTTGACATGTCCGGAAATCTGATTGGTCACAACCCGCAGTTAATCAAAATCTGGCAAATTCCCCGTTATTTTCTGGAATCGGGGGATGATGAATTAGCCGTTAGTTTTATAGAAAAACAGTTGAAAAATAACCGCCAGCTGCATAATTGGCGGATGAAAATTCAGGAAAATCCTTATTCCGCCAATCGGGAAACATTGCTGCTTAAAAATGGCGAAAGTGTTGAACTGAGTGTGGAGCAACTGGAAGGAGAGGGGCAAATTTTGGGGCAGATGTGGCTGTTTTCCAGCCCGGAGGCAAACGAACCCGTTGCAGAAAAGCCCCAAAAAGCAACACCGGAACCCGCTCCGCCGGATGCCGAATTGCGCAAATTGCTGAAAGCCAAACAGCAATTGCTCGGGGAGATCGGCGATTTGCGTCAACGTATTAACTTGCTGCGCAACTGGCACGAAATTGCAAAAATTGCCGCCGAAGGCATGGCGCTCAGCGATGCGCAAAATCGTTGGATGTATCTTAATCCCGCTTTTCTGCAGCGATTCGGGTTGGATCGAAAGCAAAAATGGAGCGAAAAAAATTGGGCAGAAAGTTTGCCGGAAAGTGTTGTTCACAAAATAAATCGTGATGCGCTGCCACAAATCAAACGTTTGGGTGAGTGGCAGGGCAACATTCATTTGCCCGGCTCGAACGGAAAAATACGCGAGTTGGCAATGCGTTTGCGGCGATTGCCGGACGGCGCAATCGCATGGGCAATACAGGATGTTTCAGAACAAAAACATCTGGAAACGGTGCTGCAATTTACCGAAGAACGCTTCCGCCAGCTTTACGACGAAATGCCGTCGATACAGATTATGCTTGATCAGAAATCGGCAATTTTATCCGCCAATATTTTTGGTGCGGAGGAATTGGGATATCGTATTGATGACATTTTGGGAAAACCATTTTCGCAATTGGCAGACAAACAAGATGGCTCAAAAATCAATCATTTTTTACAGAAACAACTGGAAAACACTGGCGAAACAGATCGAACCGAAATTCGAATGCTCCGCAACGGCGCAGAATCATTTTGGGTGGAAGCGACAGCCCGGGTTATTCGCGATCGCAACGGCGAAGCGCGAATTTTGCTCGTTTGCCAGGATATTTCCAATCGAAAAACTGCAGAACAAGAAATAAACGAGAACAGAAATCGCCTCAATACGTTGATGGAAAGTTTCCCGACCGGTGTTTGCGTTGTTAGCTTGCAAAAAGGGATTTTGTATTGTAACGAATCGCTGATGAGCATGCTCGATTACTCCCGCGAGGAATTGCAGCGACTCAACATTTCGGAATTATTTGGCATCGAGCAGCGGCTAAAATACACTGAACTTATTTTTAACCTGCAAAGTAACGATTCCGAAGAACTGACCCGGATGAAATTGATTTCCAAAAACCGGGTTTCGATTCCCGTAAAAGTGTTCACCCGGGCGATCAGCTACAACGGAAAACCCGGCTTACTTGCCGTATTTTGGGATTTACGAAAAGAGTCCGAAGCAGAAGAAAAACTTCGGCAGAGCATCGAACGCTATCAAAAATTGGTGAACACAGCGCCGCAGGGCATTTTGATGCTGGATTTGAACGGGCAAATCGATTATTGCAACCAGTTTACATCGGTGATGCTGGGTTATGACGAAAAATTGCTGGTTGGTAAAAATATGATTCATTTTATCGACAAAGCCGACCAACAACGAATTTCGAAAATGTTCACCGGCGAATTTGCGCCGGAAATTTTACGGGATGTCCGCTTAACCTGTAATAATGATGACATCCTTTATGTTGATATTTTTACTGCAGTTATCGATGATAAATATGGCGATCCGGTTGGCACGCAGCTCATTTTGGTTGATGTAACCGAACGTTGGAACGAACACCATCTGCTGGAAGCAAAATCGGACGATCTCGCCGATCGATTACGGCGCCGGCAAACGATGTATAAAAACAGAATCGAGGATATGAACGCAGAGGTGAAGCGCCGGGAGATTACCGAAAAAGAGCTGAATCGCTACAAAGAAGAATTGCAATCGCTATCCGCGCATCTCGAAACAACGCGGGAAGAGGAGCGAAAATGGATTGCCCGGGAAATACACGACGAATTCGGGCAGCAGCTTTCCGCGCTGAAAATGGACATTACCTGGCTGGAAAAACGCTTTCCGGCAAATGCAAAAATCTTGTTCGAAAAAACCCGGTCAATGTCCGAAATTATCAACATTACCATCAAAAAAGTTCGGGAAATCTCCCGCAAATTACGCCCCAGCATGTTGGACAACCTCGGTTTTACTGCAGCGGTGGCCTGGCAATCGAAAGAGTTCCAGCAGCGTTCGGGCATTCAGTTTAATGTTCGGATAGACGACAATATTGTCATCGATGAACAGCGCGGCAGTGCGTTGTTCCGAGTATTTCAGGAAGCGTTGACCAATATTTTTCGTCATGCCAACGCAACGGAAATTGATGTAGACATTTTTATAGACGGTGACGATTTGTTCATGACCATCCGCGATAATGGTATCGGGATTGATCAGGAGCATCTCAAAACACCCAAAACTTTCGGCTTGATTGGGATGCGGGAGCGCATCCATTCACTCGGCGGCACCGTAAGTATCGAAGGTGCTCCCGGCGAGGGAACAGCCGTAAATGTAATAGTGCCAATAAATTAA
- a CDS encoding PD40 domain-containing protein, with protein sequence MRRVFSPLFLSIFILLAVISETAVAQFFYFGRNKVQYTEFQWRILKTEHFDIYYYPEMEELAERGAHFAEESYADLENKFNFAVTRRIPLIFYSSHLHFQQTNVTPGHIPEGVGGFFEFLKGRVVIPSNGDINQFRKVIQHELVHVFMHAKVYYVNKEHGRFDGTYPPLWFVEGLAEYWSSEWDAQAEMVIKDAVLHNYMVPLSQMYRIYGTFTMYKAGQAILEYIAANYGEEKILQFMEDIWKHSKFSEVFQEVTGKTYEQFDQEWIYHLQKLYYPQLKTHDFSRMISKTIVRDGYNFKPAYFKDGEDEHVVFVGNRTGYSNIFMTDVSAQTEGKKKKTRTLVKGGRSSDFEAFHLFSSKIDVSKNGVLAFSSKSGENDALYLYDIKTGDIIHKYQWRDIVGISSPSFSPDGRRVVFSGLNFSGNNDLYILELKNDEVMQLTNDFYDDAAPSFSPDGQKIAFSSDRTVYGDRWSSNIFVFDLQTNLIHYVTVGQHQDHTPVWSPNGKYLAFTSDRDSLKSLNIWVADVSQTQYLDLWLTDATDSKIGIDTDYSNVPVKQITQFANAAFDPEWMGDDELCFTVFEGSRFQIRKMDKIQEKIDEAKPETVDKPILSQHYWKPGSLGGQKVLAKLKYEKDYDMDIAQTQVNQDPIWGTNGGALLAFTDLLGNDQYYILLYNNAQSRSDFLRSMNFAVSKVSLGKRTNHAYGLFRYSGRFFNYKDDFFYEDRAGGFFTISYPFSHFKRFEFSTNLSYSDKDVTGLDRRYAWLTSNFVSLIHDNSIWSYTGPVEGTRYNLSVGNTYDIRFSNVNYWTFLVDIRKYVRLMPSLTYASRYMGLFNDGRETRWFYLGGSWDMRGYSRWSIRGEKVLFTSHELRFPFIDYLGIKFPFLSMVFPGIRGALFFDAGNAWNGNDYEGLIGSFGYGFRFNLGGFLVLRLDVGKKTDFESVNKDWFTQFFFGWDF encoded by the coding sequence ATGCGACGCGTATTTTCCCCGCTTTTTCTATCTATATTTATTTTGCTGGCCGTGATTAGCGAAACCGCGGTTGCGCAGTTTTTTTATTTCGGGCGCAACAAGGTTCAATACACGGAATTCCAGTGGCGGATTCTCAAAACTGAACATTTTGATATTTATTACTACCCGGAAATGGAAGAGCTGGCAGAACGCGGCGCCCATTTTGCGGAGGAGAGTTACGCCGATCTCGAAAATAAATTCAATTTCGCGGTGACGCGCCGGATTCCGCTGATTTTTTACAGTTCACATTTGCATTTTCAGCAAACCAATGTGACACCGGGACACATCCCCGAAGGCGTTGGCGGCTTTTTCGAATTTCTGAAGGGACGAGTGGTTATCCCAAGCAATGGCGATATTAACCAATTTCGAAAAGTCATTCAGCACGAGTTGGTGCACGTTTTTATGCATGCCAAAGTGTATTACGTAAACAAAGAGCACGGCAGATTTGACGGCACTTATCCCCCACTTTGGTTTGTGGAAGGGCTGGCGGAATATTGGTCCAGCGAGTGGGATGCGCAGGCGGAAATGGTGATAAAAGACGCCGTTTTGCACAATTATATGGTTCCGCTATCGCAAATGTATCGCATTTATGGCACGTTCACGATGTATAAAGCAGGTCAGGCGATTCTCGAATACATTGCCGCAAACTACGGTGAGGAGAAAATTCTCCAATTCATGGAGGACATCTGGAAGCACAGCAAATTTTCCGAAGTGTTTCAGGAAGTGACTGGCAAAACCTATGAACAATTTGATCAGGAATGGATTTACCACCTGCAAAAACTATATTATCCGCAGTTGAAAACCCACGATTTTTCACGAATGATTTCCAAAACCATTGTCCGTGACGGCTACAATTTCAAACCGGCATATTTTAAAGATGGCGAAGATGAGCACGTTGTTTTCGTAGGCAACCGTACCGGCTATTCAAATATTTTCATGACCGACGTTTCTGCCCAAACTGAAGGCAAAAAGAAGAAAACCAGAACGCTGGTGAAAGGTGGACGCAGCTCGGATTTTGAGGCATTTCACCTGTTTTCCAGCAAAATAGATGTGTCCAAAAACGGTGTTTTGGCGTTCTCGTCCAAAAGCGGGGAAAACGACGCGCTGTATTTGTACGACATCAAAACCGGCGATATTATTCACAAATACCAATGGCGCGATATCGTCGGCATTTCCTCCCCGAGCTTTTCGCCCGACGGGCGACGCGTTGTGTTCTCCGGACTTAATTTCAGCGGAAACAATGATTTATATATCCTCGAATTAAAAAATGACGAAGTAATGCAGTTGACCAACGATTTTTACGACGACGCTGCACCGTCATTTTCGCCGGACGGGCAGAAAATTGCATTTTCCTCCGATCGAACGGTTTATGGCGATCGCTGGAGCTCCAACATTTTTGTGTTCGATCTGCAAACCAATCTCATTCATTATGTAACGGTCGGGCAACATCAGGATCACACACCGGTGTGGTCACCAAACGGTAAATATCTGGCGTTCACTTCCGATCGCGATTCGCTGAAATCGTTGAACATCTGGGTGGCGGATGTATCACAAACGCAATATCTCGATTTATGGCTCACCGATGCAACAGACAGCAAAATTGGCATTGACACAGATTACAGCAACGTTCCAGTCAAACAAATTACACAATTTGCCAACGCAGCATTCGATCCCGAGTGGATGGGCGATGACGAATTGTGCTTCACTGTTTTTGAAGGCAGCCGCTTCCAAATTCGTAAAATGGATAAAATTCAGGAAAAGATCGACGAAGCCAAGCCTGAAACCGTTGATAAACCGATACTTAGCCAACATTATTGGAAACCGGGATCGCTCGGCGGACAAAAGGTGCTCGCAAAACTTAAGTACGAAAAAGATTACGATATGGACATCGCGCAAACGCAGGTGAACCAGGATCCGATTTGGGGAACCAACGGCGGCGCGCTGCTCGCTTTCACCGATTTGCTCGGCAACGACCAGTACTACATTTTATTATATAACAACGCCCAAAGCCGTTCGGATTTTTTGCGAAGCATGAATTTTGCGGTGTCGAAAGTGTCGCTGGGCAAACGTACCAATCACGCTTACGGGCTGTTCCGTTACTCCGGACGCTTTTTTAATTACAAAGATGACTTTTTTTATGAGGATCGCGCCGGTGGATTTTTCACGATCAGCTATCCGTTTTCACATTTCAAACGGTTCGAATTCAGCACGAATTTAAGCTATTCGGATAAGGACGTGACCGGGCTGGATCGCCGTTATGCGTGGCTGACCTCCAATTTTGTTTCGCTGATTCACGACAACTCCATCTGGTCGTACACCGGTCCGGTGGAAGGCACGCGATACAACTTATCTGTCGGTAATACATACGATATACGGTTTTCCAACGTCAACTACTGGACATTTTTGGTGGACATCCGCAAATATGTCCGTCTGATGCCAAGCCTTACGTACGCCTCGCGATATATGGGTTTGTTCAACGATGGCCGCGAAACGCGCTGGTTTTATCTCGGTGGCAGTTGGGATATGCGCGGTTACAGCCGCTGGTCCATTCGCGGCGAAAAAGTGCTGTTTACCTCGCACGAGCTGCGGTTTCCGTTTATCGATTATCTGGGCATCAAATTCCCGTTTTTATCGATGGTGTTTCCCGGTATTCGCGGTGCGCTGTTTTTCGACGCTGGAAACGCATGGAACGGCAACGATTACGAAGGGTTGATCGGCAGTTTCGGTTATGGTTTCCGTTTTAATTTGGGCGGATTTTTGGTGCTGCGACTAGATGTCGGGAAGAAAACCGACTTCGAGAGTGTCAATAAAGATTGGTTCACACAGTTCTTTTTCGGATGGGATTTTTGA
- a CDS encoding RluA family pseudouridine synthase, giving the protein MNTIQEIQYIRDRDGRKLPLEILYADERLLAISKPSGIPVIPDRWQPELPNIRDILQQRLDRQIWIVHRLDADTSGIMLFALEPEMHRYLSQQFEHSLVEKTYLALVKGHPAPDAGTIDLPLLLKTNQRAKMVVSKKGKPSQTHYKLLETFERFSLVEAKPVTGRTHQIRVHLAELGFPLAIDPIYSSADPILLSQIKIRYTVSTRKAELPLIARLTLHAQRIEFTDESGQQRTFSAELPKDFRNLLNALQKWNRK; this is encoded by the coding sequence GTGAATACAATTCAGGAAATACAATACATTCGGGATCGCGACGGGCGCAAACTGCCGTTGGAAATTTTGTATGCTGATGAGCGATTGCTGGCAATCAGCAAGCCATCCGGAATTCCGGTAATTCCCGATCGCTGGCAGCCGGAATTGCCCAACATCCGCGATATTCTCCAGCAACGGCTGGACCGTCAAATCTGGATTGTTCACCGGTTGGATGCGGACACCAGCGGCATTATGCTTTTTGCGCTGGAACCGGAAATGCACCGCTATTTGAGCCAGCAATTTGAGCACAGCTTGGTCGAAAAAACATATCTCGCGCTGGTGAAAGGACACCCTGCACCCGACGCCGGCACTATCGATTTGCCGTTGCTGCTCAAAACCAATCAGCGGGCAAAAATGGTGGTCAGCAAAAAAGGCAAACCATCGCAAACCCATTATAAATTATTGGAAACATTCGAGCGGTTTTCGCTGGTTGAAGCAAAACCCGTCACCGGTCGCACTCACCAAATCCGGGTGCATTTGGCTGAACTGGGTTTTCCGTTGGCTATAGATCCGATCTACAGCAGCGCCGATCCCATTCTGCTATCGCAGATAAAAATCCGCTACACGGTATCCACCCGTAAAGCGGAATTGCCATTAATCGCGCGGCTGACGCTGCATGCCCAACGCATCGAATTTACCGATGAATCCGGGCAACAACGCACTTTTTCGGCGGAACTGCCAAAGGATTTTCGTAACTTGCTCAACGCGCTGCAAAAATGGAACCGGAAATAA
- a CDS encoding response regulator transcription factor produces MTKILIADDHPVFRQGLMQTLQAASEEIVVEEASNGQEVLSKIFKSSFDAVFLDISMPGRNGLEVLQELKRVKPDVPVLILSMYSEDQYAVRAMKAGASGYLTKDGDPTEFVSALKRVLAGKVYFSSNVVEQLISGYDNKDNKPAHELLSDREYQVMRMIASGQKLKDIADELSLSLSAVSTHRTRILRKMNMKSNADIIRYALREGLVE; encoded by the coding sequence ATGACCAAAATTCTGATTGCTGATGATCATCCCGTATTTCGCCAGGGCTTAATGCAAACACTTCAGGCTGCGTCGGAAGAAATTGTGGTAGAAGAAGCGAGCAACGGTCAGGAAGTGCTCAGCAAAATTTTCAAAAGTTCATTCGATGCCGTTTTTCTGGATATTTCAATGCCGGGACGAAACGGGCTGGAAGTGTTGCAGGAACTGAAACGGGTGAAGCCGGATGTGCCGGTGCTTATCTTAAGCATGTATTCGGAAGATCAATATGCCGTTCGGGCAATGAAAGCGGGTGCCAGTGGTTATTTAACCAAAGATGGTGATCCGACGGAATTTGTTTCCGCATTAAAACGGGTGTTGGCAGGAAAAGTTTATTTTAGCTCAAATGTTGTTGAGCAACTCATTTCCGGATATGATAATAAAGATAACAAACCAGCGCACGAATTGCTTTCTGACCGGGAATATCAGGTGATGCGTATGATTGCTTCGGGGCAGAAGTTGAAGGATATCGCCGATGAATTATCGCTGAGTTTGAGCGCTGTCAGCACACACCGCACCCGGATTTTGCGAAAAATGAACATGAAAAGCAATGCGGATATCATTCGATACGCGCTGCGCGAAGGTCTGGTGGAATAG
- a CDS encoding Uma2 family endonuclease, producing the protein MATIVQQKISDIDLTEIINGEEIMSPSPLSSHQEILLELTSSMRNFVKSKNLGKVFISPLDVIFEEGKNRLQPDLIFIRKQNLGIVQDWIRGVPDLVVEIVSQGSVTLDTVTKKAIYETYGVGEYWIVFPEFACIEVFTLSGNRYELFASKEGEGSVTSKMLKGFEVHLKEVFENVNS; encoded by the coding sequence ATGGCAACGATCGTTCAGCAAAAAATATCAGATATCGATTTGACCGAGATTATCAACGGAGAGGAAATAATGAGCCCGAGTCCGCTTTCATCACACCAGGAAATCTTGCTGGAACTAACGAGTTCAATGCGCAATTTTGTTAAATCCAAAAATCTGGGTAAGGTGTTTATTTCCCCGCTGGATGTTATTTTTGAGGAAGGCAAAAACCGCTTGCAGCCGGACCTTATTTTTATTCGAAAACAAAATTTGGGTATCGTGCAGGACTGGATTCGCGGCGTGCCGGATTTGGTGGTGGAAATCGTTTCGCAGGGCTCCGTTACACTGGATACCGTTACCAAAAAAGCAATTTACGAAACATATGGCGTCGGCGAATACTGGATTGTTTTCCCGGAATTTGCCTGCATCGAAGTTTTTACACTTTCCGGCAACCGTTACGAATTGTTTGCATCAAAAGAGGGTGAAGGGAGCGTTACTTCCAAAATGTTAAAAGGGTTTGAGGTTCATCTGAAAGAGGTTTTTGAAAACGTAAATTCATGA
- a CDS encoding ATP-binding protein has translation MENLLEQYNPHWQRAFKYDLIDRPAYAEKFLPLIDRREILVVKGIRRSGKSSLLKLLINFLIKKKRVPGKNILFMNLEDYRFGSDKNLAVLDEIIKTFHEINSPKGRIYILLDEIQEIPNFEKWLRTHYEQNEQMKCIITGSSSSLFSQELATLLTGRQVSMEVFPFSFAEMLQFKAPKKVLSELEKPVDMLYLSKAFEKLEPLLQSYLVGGGFPEMVKQDHAEGNILALQQYISDIILRDIAQRYNIRRIEVLKKLALYLIFNMSNGINVTQIAEQLGSNRTTILDLISYLEEVYMVFTTSSFSFAISEQMNTTKARKVYCIDNGFFAAIKTNEQTDFAKRMRNVVFQQLRFQWEETVFYWREKVEVDFVLQNGYPIGVATKDEDIDRKITQMFHYMQSHNLQRGVLINWKRLHILDENNASILMLPLWIFLTKSKDEILNYSE, from the coding sequence ATGGAAAATCTGTTAGAACAATACAATCCGCACTGGCAACGGGCGTTCAAATACGATCTGATTGATCGTCCTGCTTACGCGGAAAAATTTCTGCCGCTGATCGATCGCCGGGAAATTCTGGTGGTAAAAGGTATTCGCCGTTCCGGCAAAAGCAGTTTGTTGAAGCTACTGATCAACTTTCTCATCAAAAAAAAGCGGGTGCCGGGCAAAAATATTTTGTTCATGAATCTTGAAGATTACCGCTTCGGCAGCGACAAAAATCTGGCTGTTCTGGATGAAATTATCAAAACATTTCACGAAATAAATTCACCTAAAGGCAGAATTTACATATTGTTGGACGAAATTCAGGAAATCCCCAATTTCGAAAAATGGCTGCGCACGCATTACGAGCAAAATGAGCAAATGAAATGTATCATCACCGGATCATCATCTTCGTTATTTTCGCAGGAACTGGCGACGCTGCTCACCGGACGACAGGTCTCGATGGAGGTTTTCCCGTTTTCGTTTGCGGAAATGTTGCAATTTAAAGCGCCAAAAAAGGTGCTCAGCGAGCTTGAAAAACCGGTGGATATGCTCTATCTCTCCAAAGCGTTCGAAAAATTGGAGCCGTTGCTGCAATCGTATTTGGTCGGTGGCGGGTTTCCGGAAATGGTGAAACAGGACCACGCAGAAGGCAATATTTTGGCGCTGCAACAATATATCAGCGACATTATTTTGCGCGATATTGCACAGCGATACAACATCAGGCGCATCGAAGTGCTCAAAAAACTGGCGCTGTATCTCATTTTCAACATGAGCAACGGCATCAACGTGACCCAAATTGCCGAGCAGTTGGGCAGCAATCGCACCACGATTCTGGATTTAATCAGCTATTTGGAAGAGGTTTACATGGTTTTTACGACCTCAAGTTTTTCCTTTGCGATCAGCGAGCAAATGAACACTACCAAAGCGCGAAAGGTGTATTGCATCGACAATGGATTTTTCGCGGCGATCAAAACCAATGAGCAAACCGATTTTGCCAAGCGGATGCGAAACGTGGTTTTTCAGCAACTGCGCTTTCAATGGGAAGAAACCGTGTTTTACTGGCGTGAAAAAGTGGAGGTCGATTTTGTGCTGCAAAACGGTTACCCGATTGGCGTTGCGACAAAAGATGAGGACATCGATCGCAAAATCACCCAAATGTTCCACTATATGCAATCGCACAATTTGCAGCGTGGCGTGCTGATCAATTGGAAACGGCTGCATATTCTGGATGAAAATAACGCTTCCATTTTAATGTTGCCGCTGTGGATTTTCCTTACCAAATCAAAAGATGAGATTTTGAACTACAGTGAGTAG